DNA from Agarilytica rhodophyticola:
GTGAAAGCTTATTTGAAAAGGATGCTTCAGATGATAACTCTCCTCTTGAACAGGCAATACCTTAATGTTTGAAATCGAATCATTGCCCAAAGGTCTTTTTGATAAAAAAAACACCCCCCTATTATCCGGCATATTGAGAGGTGTAGAGAGAGAAGCATTACGTACGAATCTAGACGGACAGCTATCTCTCAAGCCACATCCTAAAGGATTGGGTTCAGCGCTGATGCATCCTCAAATAACGACAGACTTCAGCGAGTCCTTGCTAGAATTTATTACCCCGCCCACACACCAAGTGGATGATTTGTTATACAACTTGGAAGCTATTCAAAAGTTCGTTGTATCACAACTGGAAGACGAAATTTTATGGGCGACCAGTATGCCCTGCTCTTTAGGCAAAGACAGTGAAATTCCCGTTGCCCAATATGGCTCTTCGAATAATGGTTTGATGAAAACTATTTATCGTATCGGATTAGGACATCGCTATGGGCGCTCAATGCAGACCGTAGCCGGAATACATTACAATTTTTCATTACCTAATGCTTTCTGGGCCTTTTTGCATCAAGAGCAAAATAGTTTAGATGAGTTACAAGATTTTAAAGACAAAGGTTACTTCAATCTTATTCGTAACTTTCGTCGTCACTACTGGTTGTTAATTTACCTTTTCGGCTCCTCACCTGCTATTTGTAAAAGTTTTGTTGCGGGCAAAGACCATCATCTCCAAATGCTTGATGATGGTCATACATTGCATCTGCCCTATGCCACATCATTGCGTATGGGAGACCTTGGCTACCAAAGTACGGTTCAAGAATCTCTTTATGTTTGCTACAACGATATGCTCAGTTACATCAAAACCCTGTGCTGCGCTATCACTCAGCCGCATCCAACTTATGAAGCTATCGGCACAAAAGATGACAGCGGCAAATACAAGCAACTCAACAACAACATATTGCAGATAGAAAATGAGTTCTACAGTTCCATTCGCCCAAAGCGCACTGCTAGATCAGGTGAAACAGCACTGTCGGCCTTGCAAAATAGAGGCGTAGAGTATATTGAGGTACGCTGTTTGGACGTTAACCCCTACAGTCCTTTGGGGATTACGAGAGAGCAGATATATTTCCTCGATACGTTTTTGGTGTATTGCGCGTTACAACAAAGCCCTCCTACAGACAAAGATGAAGCGGCTAAAATTCTTCGCAACCAAAAACGCGTTGTGAATTTTGGCCGCCAGCCCAATTTAAAGCTGGAACATAATATTCATGGTGAAACAGATTTATCTGTTTGGGGTATTGAACTCATAGAAGCTATGAGACCCGTAGCT
Protein-coding regions in this window:
- the gshA gene encoding glutamate--cysteine ligase — protein: MFEIESLPKGLFDKKNTPLLSGILRGVEREALRTNLDGQLSLKPHPKGLGSALMHPQITTDFSESLLEFITPPTHQVDDLLYNLEAIQKFVVSQLEDEILWATSMPCSLGKDSEIPVAQYGSSNNGLMKTIYRIGLGHRYGRSMQTVAGIHYNFSLPNAFWAFLHQEQNSLDELQDFKDKGYFNLIRNFRRHYWLLIYLFGSSPAICKSFVAGKDHHLQMLDDGHTLHLPYATSLRMGDLGYQSTVQESLYVCYNDMLSYIKTLCCAITQPHPTYEAIGTKDDSGKYKQLNNNILQIENEFYSSIRPKRTARSGETALSALQNRGVEYIEVRCLDVNPYSPLGITREQIYFLDTFLVYCALQQSPPTDKDEAAKILRNQKRVVNFGRQPNLKLEHNIHGETDLSVWGIELIEAMRPVAELLDASNHTEGHQASLEMQKSKLVDSSKTPSAKIINKLSENNLSFAKYALDLSSHYNQFLSTHGLPESITKRMHHMAEESTNEQKSVDDTSKQDFDQFLADYYKQYSLCSGS